From Nocardioides sp. HDW12B, the proteins below share one genomic window:
- a CDS encoding EpsG family protein yields MTVYYLATFFAVGFALLAQRPTRFPTAPTRGDLPPKEPRPNLTLAAAVFLLLAGISALRWRVGTDYVTYELLYERYSVTPFDELSWDGEPGIRVLAKLGRQLQDDSATMFAFAAVVTVGLTVLTLWRRSPMFAFSVALYILTSAWQNSFNGVRQFIACAILFSGHHLIVERKLGKFVGLVFAAALFHISALIAIAAYALPRRRLRPLGVFLLLLATIVATNLYDTFGLIADEIKQDDVSAGSYFTETVDPLRIAVALAPIVLYWLFTDADRLSPYDHLYINLAHVNAAIFIAASGSAYLARFAIYTSIFLTLAYPAIVRVKDRDLQKPLTVVILIFYATFWYIETSEVAALSNFRWIFDR; encoded by the coding sequence ATGACCGTCTACTACCTTGCCACCTTCTTTGCGGTCGGTTTCGCTCTGCTAGCCCAGCGACCGACGAGATTCCCGACCGCGCCGACGAGGGGTGACCTGCCGCCCAAGGAGCCGCGTCCCAACCTCACCCTTGCAGCCGCCGTGTTCCTCCTGCTTGCGGGCATTTCTGCCCTCAGGTGGCGAGTGGGTACCGACTACGTGACATACGAGCTCCTCTACGAGAGATACTCGGTGACCCCCTTTGACGAACTCTCCTGGGACGGAGAGCCCGGAATTCGCGTCCTGGCAAAATTAGGGAGGCAACTTCAGGACGATTCTGCAACCATGTTCGCCTTTGCTGCGGTCGTTACCGTAGGGCTCACCGTGTTGACGCTTTGGCGGCGAAGCCCAATGTTTGCCTTCAGCGTCGCCCTATATATACTAACGTCGGCATGGCAGAACAGTTTCAACGGCGTGCGCCAATTCATCGCCTGCGCTATTCTATTCTCGGGCCATCACCTCATTGTCGAACGCAAACTTGGAAAGTTTGTCGGCCTGGTTTTCGCCGCGGCACTCTTCCATATTAGTGCGCTGATCGCCATAGCCGCGTACGCTCTACCCCGTCGCCGTCTCCGACCGCTTGGAGTCTTCTTGTTGCTCCTCGCGACTATCGTGGCGACTAATCTTTACGACACCTTCGGGCTAATTGCGGACGAAATCAAGCAGGACGATGTGTCTGCTGGCTCGTATTTCACGGAAACGGTGGATCCGCTTCGAATCGCGGTGGCGCTTGCTCCGATAGTCTTGTACTGGTTGTTCACGGATGCTGATCGCTTATCGCCCTACGACCACCTCTATATCAATCTTGCACATGTCAATGCTGCGATATTCATCGCGGCAAGTGGCAGCGCGTATCTAGCGAGATTCGCGATCTACACCAGCATATTTCTGACGCTGGCTTATCCTGCAATCGTAAGAGTCAAAGATCGGGACTTGCAGAAACCGTTAACAGTGGTGATCCTAATTTTCTATGCTACATTCTGGTACATCGAAACGAGCGAGGTTGCGGCTCTATCTAACTTCCGTTGGATCTTTGACCGGTAG
- a CDS encoding asparagine synthase C-terminal domain-containing protein, with protein sequence MFEAARTEIAAFWHAREHLDIRKEGVRLLEQTLSTMTESRRPIVLFSGGIDSSLIASTLRDLGRRDTLLVHLSFGAQDPETLAARSVASTLGMELHELRSTGSGVSCLEQPGTVYPIPFGDISTSPTAELMQGVAHLVDGIPTVIIDGTGADGAFGLGAKIATFQRLASAPGWVSSAPGAAYRWGLWRAKGDLEYRGRIARRISEFPVPLALIAQTSLFHVMFRDDHRASLTRDMTNTAVDIADANVYAQAVVTDLMLTCARVFAQKTLGPASRHGLSVVYPFLDSPLAALGIASTKANPNTPPKRWMKDALSTRLSSSLINRRKSGFIDPGGSMLRTAPFRAALEDALSADSALNGIVNAARLRRLVNHSSLSTLPHGHTNLLWSLAFTDRWYRTNCGPNEPQQTARA encoded by the coding sequence GTGTTCGAAGCGGCGCGCACCGAGATCGCCGCATTTTGGCACGCACGGGAGCACCTCGACATACGTAAGGAGGGCGTGCGCCTTCTTGAGCAGACCCTCTCCACGATGACCGAGTCGCGACGCCCCATCGTGCTCTTTAGCGGTGGCATCGATTCGAGCCTCATTGCATCAACACTGCGTGACCTGGGCAGGCGTGACACGCTTCTTGTCCACCTTTCCTTTGGTGCCCAAGACCCCGAGACACTAGCCGCCCGGTCTGTGGCATCGACCCTCGGAATGGAACTTCACGAGCTTCGCTCGACTGGTTCTGGAGTGAGTTGCCTTGAGCAGCCTGGGACCGTCTACCCTATTCCCTTCGGCGATATTTCAACTTCACCCACAGCTGAACTCATGCAAGGCGTCGCCCACCTGGTAGATGGCATTCCGACTGTGATCATCGACGGCACTGGTGCCGACGGCGCCTTCGGTCTTGGAGCGAAGATTGCGACATTCCAGCGTCTAGCCAGCGCGCCTGGGTGGGTCAGCAGCGCACCGGGCGCCGCCTATCGATGGGGCCTGTGGCGCGCAAAGGGCGACCTTGAGTATCGCGGACGTATTGCCCGGCGCATCAGCGAGTTCCCGGTGCCGTTGGCCCTCATCGCGCAGACTTCGCTCTTCCACGTAATGTTTAGAGACGACCATCGCGCGAGCCTCACCCGAGACATGACCAACACTGCAGTCGATATTGCTGACGCAAACGTCTATGCACAAGCGGTCGTGACTGACCTCATGCTGACCTGCGCGCGAGTATTTGCCCAGAAGACCCTGGGCCCAGCATCGCGCCATGGGCTGAGCGTGGTTTACCCATTTCTCGACAGCCCGCTGGCTGCGCTGGGCATCGCGTCAACGAAAGCCAACCCGAACACCCCACCCAAACGATGGATGAAAGACGCACTCTCCACGCGCCTCAGCTCGTCGCTGATCAACCGTCGAAAGTCAGGATTCATCGACCCAGGGGGATCGATGCTGCGCACCGCGCCGTTTCGAGCCGCTCTTGAGGACGCACTTTCAGCTGACAGCGCTCTGAACGGGATCGTGAACGCCGCCCGATTGCGGCGCTTAGTCAATCACTCTTCGCTTTCCACATTGCCGCACGGGCACACCAACCTCCTCTGGTCCCTCGCCTTCACCGACCGCTGGTACCGGACAAACTGCGGTCCCAACGAGCCACAGCAAACAGCACGGGCGTGA
- a CDS encoding glycosyltransferase: MVNREGDESVGRGAAPTRVLQVTGSLRAGGAETMVMNLYRKLDRSLVQFDFLVFDEEIGTFESEVNELGGKVIRIGPLRGRGYRESCRAIAQEIRSHGPYQVVHSHLNLASAAVVQGAWGENVPVRVAHSHTTRDGDQLGGQRSKQAFARLLIRRFANRYVACGEDAGRHLFGNAWKRGSVLPNAVDLERFVHQDVTDAITLRTAHGVPADALLVGSVARLGSAKNLDFVIDLAEQVVRTSEVYFWIVGDGPDRERLESRVHRSDLTDRVQFLGMRTDIPAVLLALDALLMPSLYEGLPVSVIEAQAAGTLSLVSDRVTREVDLGLGLVEYLSLERPDIWQDSILRLKAGGTKTDTRELLSESDYNAANAVELVLRLYGLEA; encoded by the coding sequence ATGGTGAATCGAGAGGGAGACGAGAGCGTCGGTCGGGGCGCAGCGCCGACGCGTGTGCTGCAGGTGACTGGATCGTTACGTGCAGGTGGCGCGGAGACGATGGTCATGAACCTGTACCGAAAGCTCGATCGTTCGCTCGTGCAGTTCGATTTCCTAGTTTTCGACGAGGAGATTGGGACTTTCGAGTCGGAAGTGAACGAGCTGGGCGGCAAAGTCATTCGTATTGGGCCGCTGCGTGGGCGAGGCTACCGAGAGAGCTGTCGCGCAATCGCTCAGGAGATTCGATCCCACGGTCCCTATCAAGTTGTGCATTCCCACTTGAACCTGGCCTCCGCTGCGGTGGTCCAAGGGGCATGGGGCGAGAATGTTCCCGTTCGTGTCGCTCATTCGCATACCACAAGGGATGGTGACCAACTTGGAGGACAGCGTTCAAAGCAGGCGTTCGCGAGACTGTTGATTCGACGGTTTGCGAACCGATATGTCGCTTGCGGTGAAGACGCCGGTCGCCATCTCTTTGGTAATGCATGGAAGCGAGGTTCGGTACTCCCCAACGCAGTCGATTTGGAAAGATTCGTGCACCAAGACGTCACGGACGCTATCACGCTACGGACGGCGCACGGCGTCCCTGCTGATGCGCTTCTGGTCGGTTCGGTGGCCCGCCTCGGAAGCGCCAAGAACCTTGACTTCGTTATTGACCTCGCGGAGCAGGTCGTCCGAACGTCGGAAGTGTATTTTTGGATCGTAGGTGACGGACCAGACCGTGAGCGGCTTGAGTCGAGAGTGCATAGGTCCGACCTTACTGACCGAGTGCAGTTCCTAGGGATGCGGACTGATATTCCCGCGGTCCTCCTCGCCCTCGATGCGTTACTGATGCCGTCGCTTTACGAAGGCTTGCCTGTGTCAGTCATCGAGGCACAGGCCGCGGGAACTCTCAGTCTCGTGTCCGATCGGGTTACTCGTGAGGTGGATCTTGGCCTCGGACTGGTCGAGTATTTGTCCCTTGAGCGACCGGACATATGGCAGGATTCGATCTTGCGTCTCAAAGCAGGAGGCACGAAGACGGACACGCGTGAGCTCCTTTCGGAGTCCGATTACAATGCTGCGAATGCCGTCGAATTGGTCCTACGGTTGTACGGTCTGGAAGCCTGA